A segment of the Streptomyces sp. L2 genome:
GTGGGGTGGGCGGGGACGCGGGTGCGGTAGAGGACGAACGGCCGCCACAGGTACCACACGGGCACGCTCCAGGCGTGCACGAGCCGGGTGAACGGCCACACGGCGAGGATCGCCCAGGCGGCGGTGGCGTGGACCTGGTAGATCAGCGGGGCGTGCGAGATGGCGTGCACGTCGGGGTTGCCGGCGAACAGCCCCCGGAACCACAGGGCGACGCTCTGCCGGTAGTCGTAGCCCGCGCCGAACAGGTTGATGCCCATCGTGGGGATGATCCCGAGCACGATGACGATCGCGAGCAGGATCAGCGCGAGCCAGTCGACGGGGCTGGTGGTGGCGCGCACCCGGGGCACGGTGGTGCGGCGGAAGGCGAGGACGGCGACGCCGAGGATCACGGCGAGCGCGGCGACGGTGCCGCCGACCGAGGAGAACCAGCGGTAGGTGTCCTCGGGGATGCCCAGCCAGCGGGTGAACGACTCGGGGATCAGGATGCCGAGCACGTGCCCGGCGATGGCGGCGAAGGTGCCGTAGTGGAACAGCGGGCCGCCCCACTTCAGCAGCCGGCCCTCCTGGAGCTGGGTCGAGCGGCTGGTCCAGCCGAACTGGTCGTAGCGCCACCGCCAGACGTGGCCGACGACGAACGTGACGAGGGCGAGGTAGGGCAGGATGACCCACCACCACAGGTCCCAGGAACTCATCTGACGCCGTCTCCGTTCGTCGGCAGGAGGGGTGCGGTGGGCGCGGCGGGCGCCCCCGGACGCGCGGTGGGGGCCGCGCCCATGTACTCGGGCGGGGCGAAGGGCTCCAGGCCCACCTCCTCGCGGGGCGGGCCCTCGGTGGCGAGCCGGCGCAGGGTGTCCCGGTCGCGTCCGCGCGGTGCGGGCAGCCGGCCGCAGACGGCGTCGAGGACCGGGGCGTAGAGGTCGTCGCGGTCGCGCAGGGCGCCGCGCAGCAGTTCCAGGCCGGACTGGCACTGCAGCAGGACCCGGCGGCCGGGTTCGGGGGCGAGCGAGGCGAACTCCAGCACGAGCGGCAGGAAGTCGGGCAGTTCGGCGTCGGGCGGTTCGTGGCCGGCCTGCCGGTAGACGTGCTTGAGGGCCAGCAGCGCCATGCCGCGGGCCCGGGTGTCGCCGTGCCGGTAGTAGGTGAGGTGCAGGCTGCGGTGGCGGGTGTGGTCGAAGGTCTCCACGTAGCCTTGGGCCGCCTCGGTCGGGGTCAGCGCGCGGAGTCCGTCCGTGACGCGGGCCAGCCGGTCCCGGTCGGTGGCGTCGGCGAGGGCGGGCAGCGCGGCGGTCACCTCGTCGAGCCGGCCGAGCACCGTATCGTCCGGGTAGCGCAGCAGGATCGACCCGATGCGATGCAGCAGCGGGCTGTCGCCGGGCGCACGGCGTGCGGCGCGGATGCGGCGGCGGATCACTGCGCGCCCTCCTCGCCGAACAGGCCGGGCGCCCGGCCGCTGCCGTCCCAGCCGAGCAGGTTGAAGCGGACCTGGCCCTCGTCGTCGCGGAAGTGGCTGCCGCCGTGCGGCGCGGACAGGCCGGGCAGCGTGGGGGGTGGGGTGCCGAGCTGGTCCTGGTCGTGGTCGGCGTAGTCGGCGCCGCCGCCCGGGTAGTCGAGTGAGCAGTGCTGTGCCATCAGCGCGCCGGTGCCCTCGGCGTGGACGCGCGGGATGACGTAGCGGTCGTCGTACTTGGCGATGGCGAGCAGCCGGTACAGGTCCTCGATCCCCTCGGCGTCGGTGCCGACGGAGGCCAGCAGGTCGTGGTCGACGGGGTCGCCGAGCTGCTGGGCGCGCATGTGGGCGCGCATCGCGGTGAGCCGGCGCAGCACGCCCTCCACCACGGCGGTGTCGCCGGCGGTGAACAGGTTCGCCAGGTACTCCATGGGGATGCGCAGGGATTCGATGGCGGCGAAGATCCGGTCCGGGTCGTCGTCGTGGTAGCCGGTGGCGTGCACGGCGTCGGCGACCGGGGACAGCGGGGGCACGTACCAGACCATCGGCATGGTGCGGTACTCCGGGTGCAGGGGCAGCGCCACCCTGTGCTTCGTGATGAGCGCGTTCACCGGGGAGCGCTTCGCGGCCTCGATCCAGTCGTGGGCGATGCCGTCGCGGGCGGCGGCGGCCTGCACCTCGGGGTCGTGCGGGTCGAGGAACACCGACAGCTGGGCCTCGTACAGGTCCTTCTCGTCCGTGACGGAGGCGGCCTGAAGGACGGCGTCGGCGTCGTAGAGCATCACGCCGAGGTGGCGGAGCCGGCCGACGCAGGTCTCGGAGCAGATGGTGGGCTGCCCGGCCTCGATGCGCGGGTAGCAGAAGGTGCACTTCTCGGCCTTGCCGGTGCGGTGGTTGAAGTACACCTTCTTGTACGGGCATCCGCTCACGCACATCCGCCAGCCCCGGCACCGGTCCTGGTCGACGAGGACGATGCCGTCCTCGGCCCGCTTGTACATGGCGCCCGAGGGGCAGGAGGCGACGCAGGACGGGTTGAGGCAGTGCTCGCAGATCCGCGGCAGGTAGAACATGAAGGCCTGCTCGAACTCCATGCGCACCTTCTCCGCCATGCCCCGCAGGTTGGGGTCGGCGGTGGCGTGGGTGCCGGAGCCGGCGAGGTCGTCGTCCCAGTTGGGGCCGCGCACGGGCCGCATGTCCCGGCCGGTGAGCTGCGACTTGGGGCGGGCGCTGGGGAAGGCGTCCGACAGCGGGGCCGTGGTCAGGCTCTGGTAGTCGTACGTCCAAGGCTCGTAGAAGTCGTCCAGGGAGGGCAGGTCGGGGTTGTAGAAGAGGGTGAGGAGCTTGCGCAGCCGCCCGCCGGCCTTCAGCCTCAGCTTGCCGTGCCGGTCGAGTTTCCAGCCGCCCTTCCACTGCTCCTGGTCCTCGTAGCGGCGGGGGTAGCCGGAACCGGGCTTCGTCTCGACGTTGTTGAACCAGACGTACTCCGAGCCGGAGCGGTTGGTCCAGGTCTGTTTGCAGGTCACCGAGCAGGTGTGGCAGCCGATGCACTTGTCGAGGTTCATGACCATGGCGACTTGAGCCATACAGCGTCCGATAGTGGTTCCACCACGGGGCATCAGAACTGGACCTCCTGTCCGCGCCGCCGGATGACGGTGACCTCGTCGCGCTGGTTGCCGGTGGGGCCGATGTAGTTGAAGCCGTACGAGAACTGGGCGTAGCCGCCGATGAGATGGGTGGGTTTCACCAGCAGGCGGGTGAGGGAGTTGTCGCCGCCGCCGTGCAGTCCGGAGGTCTCGGTGCGCGGCACGTTCAGGTGCCGGTCCATGGTGTGGTACATGAACACGGTGCCCTCGGGCATGCGGTGGGTGACGACGGCCCGGCAGGCTACGACGCCGTTGCGGTTGTACGCCTCGATCCAGTCGTTGTCCGCGACGCCGATGCGTTCCGCGTCGAGCGGGCTCATCCAGATCACCGGACCGCCGCGGAACAGGGTGAGCATGTGCAGGTTCTCCTGGTACTCGGAGTGGATGGACCACTTCGAGTGCGGGGTCAGGTAGCGGACCACGAGTTCGGGGCGGCCGTCGGGCGAGCGGCTCGGGTCGCCGAAGTGGCCGAGCACGTTCAACGGCGGCCGGTACACCGGGAGTTGTTCGCCGAACTCGGCCATCCAGTCGTGGTCGAGGAAGAAGTGCTGGCGGCCGGTGAGGGTGTGCCAGGGTTTGAGCCGTTCGACGTTGACGGTGAACGGCGAGTAGCGCCGGCCCCCGGACTCGGTGCCGGACCACTCGGCGGAGGTGATCACGGCGCGCGGCTGGGTGCGGGTGTCCTCGAAGGTGATCCGGTCGCCGGAGCGTTCCTCGGCCAGGTCGGCCAATTCCACTCCGGTGCGGTCCTCCAGGGCGCGCAGCGACTCGACCGCGAGCCGTCCGTTGGTGGTGCCGGACAGCGCGAGGATCGCCTCGCAGAACTGGACGTCGCGGGCGATGGAGGGCCGGCCGTCGCCGGCGCCGCCGCGGACGGTGCCGTTGCGGGAGCGCAGGTAGGCGATCTCCTCGCCGGGTTTCCAGGTGAGGCCCTTGGTGGTGGTGCCGAGGGTGTCGAGGAGGGGTCCGACGGCGGCCATCTTCTCGGCGACGGCCGCGTAGTCGCGTTCCACCACGATCAGTTTGGGCATGGTCCGGCCGGGCACCGGCTCGCACTCCCCCGCCTTCCAGTCCCGCACCCGGCCGTGCGGCTGGGCCAGTTCGTCCGGGGTGTCGTGGGCGAGCGGCGCGGCGATCACGTCCCGGCGGGTGCCGAGGTGGACGGCCGCGAGCCGGGAGAACTCGGCGGCGATGGTGTGGAAGGCGTCGAAGTCGCTGCGGGTCTGCCAGGGCGGCGCGATGGCCGGGTTGAAGGCGTGCACGAAGGGGTGCATGTCGGTGGAGGACAGGTCGTGCTTCTCGTACCAGGTCGCGGCGGGCAGCACGATGTCGGAGAACAGGCAGGTGCTGGTCATCCGGAAGTCGACGGCCACCGACAGGTCGAGTTTGCCGACGGGCGCCCGCTCGCGCCACGTGACGTCCTTCGGGCGCAGGTGCGGCGGTGTCTCCTCGGCGGTGACGGCGTCGTCGGTGCCGAGGAGGTGGCGCAACATGTACTCGTGGCCCTTCATCGACGACGCGAACAGGTTCGCGCGCCAGATGAGCAGGACGCGGGGGAAGTTGGCCGGGTCGTCGGGGTCCTCGGCGGCGAACCGCAGCCGGCCCGCCTTCAGTTCCTCGACGATGTGCTCCTGGACGTCCTTGCCGGCCCGCTCGGCCTCGTCGCACAGGTCCAGCGGGTTGCGGTCGAACGCCGGGTGGGAGGGCATCCAGCCGAGGCGGGCGGCGAGCGCGTTGCAGTCCGGCAGGGTGCGGCCGGCGAGGGTGCCGGGGCCGAGGGGGCTGGTGAGGACGTCGGCGGGGAACGCCTCGTAGCGCCACTGGTCGGTGGCGAGCCAGAACAGCGGGGTGCCGACCATGTGCCGGGTGGGCCGCTGCCAGTCCAGGCCGAACGCGAGGTGGAACCAGCCGGTCAGCGGCCGTACCTTCTCCTGGCCGACGTAGTGCGCCCAGCCGCCGCCGTTGACGCCCTGGCTGCCGGTGAGCATCACCAGCGACAGGAAGGCCCGGTAGATCTGGTCGGAGTGGAACCAGTGGTTGGTGCCGGCGCCCATCGCGATCATCGAGCGGCCGTGCGTGCGCTCGGCGTTGCGGGCGAACTCCCGCGCGACCCGGGCCGCCGCCTTGGCCGGCACGCCGGTCAGGGTCTCCTGCCAGGCCGGGGTGCAGGGCGTGGCCGCGTCGTCGTACCCGATGGGCCACTCGCCGGGCAGTCCCTCGCGGCCGACGCCGTACTGGGCGAGGACCAGGTCGAAGACGGTGGTCACCAGGTGGCCGCCGATCCGCGCGGCCGGCACACCGCGCCGGACCGTGCCGCCGGACTCGCCGGGGCCCGCGTCGAAGCGCGGCAGGTCCACGGGCGCCGGCTCCGCGTCGGGGCGGCCGTGCAGGGACAGCAGCGGGTCGACGCCGTCCAGGCGGAGGTTCCAGCGCGGGTCCGGGGAGTCCTTCTCGCCGGGCCAGCGGAAGCCCAGCGAGCCGTTCGGGACGGCCGGTTCGCCGGTGCGCGCGTCCAGCAGGACCGTCTTGAACTCGGCCGCCTCGTCATCGCGGCCGGGCGGGCCGGACTGGTCGGGCAGGCTGGGCAGGTCGGCGGCGGTGAGGAACTTGTCCGGGACGTACGCCGTCCCCTTCTCCCCCGTCCGCTCGCGCAGCCGGACCAGGAACGGCAGGTCGGTGTAGGTCTTGGCGTACTCGGTGAAGTACGGCACCTGCCGGTCGCGGTAGAACTCGCTGAGAATGACGTGGCCCATCGCCATGGCCAGTGCCCCGTCGGTGCCGGGGGCGGCGGCGAGCCAGTCGTCGGCGAACTTGGTGTGGTCGCTGTAGTCCGGCGAGACCACCACGACCTTCTGCCCCTTGTAGCGGGCCTCGGTCATGAAGTGGGCGTCGGGGGTGCGGGTGATGGGCAGGTTGGTGCCCCACACGATCAGGTAGCCGGCGTTCCACCAGTCGCCTGACTCCGGTACGTCGGTCTGGTCGCCGAAGACCTGCGGGGAGGCCATCGGCAGGTCGGCGTACCAGTCGTAGAACGAGGAGATGGTGCCGCCGATCATCGACAGGAACCGGGTGCCGGCCGCGTACGACGTCATCGACATCGCGGGGATCGGGGAGAACCCGACGATCCGGTCCGGGCCGTACCGCTTGACGGTGTCCACCTGCGCGGCCGCGATCAGCTCGGCCACCTCGTCCCAGGTGCTGCGCACGAAACCGCCCTTGCCGCGGGCGCGCTTGTACGTCGCGGTGCGCTCGGGGTCGGCGGTCAGCCACGCCCAGGCCTCCACCGGGTCGGGGTGCTCGGCCTTCGCCCGCCGCCACAGCTGGAGCAGGGGGCCCCGCACGTAGGGGTGGCGGATGCGGGTGGGCGAGTAGGTGTACCAGGAGAAGGAGGCGCCGCGGGGGCAGCCTCGGGGCTCGTACTCCGGGGAGTCCGGGCCGACCGAGGGATAGTCGGTGGCCTGGGTCTCCCAGGTGATGATGCCGTCCTTGACGTACACCTTCCACGAGCAGGAGCCGGTGCAGTTGACGCCGTGCGTGGAGCGGACCTCGCGGTCGTGCCGCCAGCGTTCGCGGTAGAACTCCTCGGCCGCGCGGCCGCCCTCGCGGTACAGGATCCGCCGGTCGGGTGACTGCTCGCCCGGGAAGAAGTACTGCGCCGAGCGCATCAGCCGTTCCGCCGCCTCACCGGCGCGGTCCTGGGTCACGTGCGTCGCCTCCTCCTGCGTGGTGGTGCGGTCGGACTCGGGCCGGCTGACGGCCGCTCAGGCGCCGTCGCGGCAGGAGTCGGAGGACGACGGGCCGGTCCGCTCACCGGCGTGCGGCGCGGCACCCGCCGCCGGCCGGGCCTGGGCGGCCACCTCAGTCTCAGCCGCCCCTACCCGGCCTGCAACCGGCCATGCGCGCGAAACGGGCGCGAGCCCCTGGCCGGGCGACGGGTCGCCGGCCCTTGCCGGCCGCGGCGCTCACTCCGGCGCGTGACACAGCGCGAGCACGGCGATGTCGTCGCCCGGGGCCGGGGCCACCTGCTCCACCAGCTCGTCGAGCAGCGTCTCCGGGGTGCGCCCGCGCAGCCGTACCGCCGCACGGCTGAGCCGCTCCAGACCGGCGGACAGGTCCTCACCGCGCCGCTCCACCAGGCCGTCGGTGTAGAGGAGCAGCAGGCTGCCCGCGTCGAGCCGTTCGGTGGCCGCCGGCTCGCGCGGCACACCGGTGTCCACACCCAGCGGGAGCCCGTGCCCGCCGGAAAGGAACCGGGCCGGGCCGGTCGCGGGGACGAGCAGCGGCGGCGGATGTCCGGCGTTGGCCCAGGCGAACGAGGAGCGGCCGCCCACCGAGGGCCGGACCACGCCGAACACGAGCGTGGCGGTGACGTCCGTCTCCCGCAGGTTCTCCAGCGCCCGGTCGAGCCGGCGCACCACCTCGTCCGGCGGGGCGGGCCGGTCCAGGGCGAGCGCGCGGAGCATGTGCCGCAGCTGGCTCATCCGTGCCGTGGCCCGGACGTCGTGCCCGGCCACGTCGCCGACGGCGACGGTGAACGTGCCGTCGGGCAGCACGATCGCGTCGTACCAGTCGCCGCCGACCTCCGCGTAGGTTCGCGCGGGCGTGTAGCGGGCGGCCAGCCGGAACGGGGGGACGGCGGGCAGCGCGTCCGGCAGCAGGGAGCGCTGGAGGTAGGTGGCGATGTGCCGTTGCTGGCCGTACAGGCGCGCGTTCTCCAGGACGAGGGCCCCCTGGTGCGCGATGGTGTCGATGAGGGGCACCTGTGCCTCGGTGAAGGGCCGGCCCGCCCGGCCGCGGGTCACGATGAGCACCCCGAAGGGCCGGCCGCCGACACCGAGGGGAGCGGCGATCGCGGTGTCCGCCCCGAGCCGGGCCAGCAGTTCCAGCTGGGCGCGTTCCAGAGCGTCCCTGGCCTGCTCGGGCGGCCGTACGCCGGGGACGAGGACGGCGGTGGCCCGGCGCAGGGCCTGGGCCAGCGGCGCGGAGGAGTCCTCCGGCCAGGCCGGCAGCAACCGGGACGGCTCACCGGGGCGCGGGATGTCCGGACCGGGGAGACCGGGGTCCGGACCGGGGCGGCCGGGGTCCGGGCCGGGGTGGCTGGGGCCTGAGCCGAGGAGGCCGGGGTCCGAGCCGCGGAGGCCGGGGTCCGGACCGGGGTGGCTGGGGCCCGAGCCGCGGAGGCCGGGGTCTGGGCCGGGGTGGCCGGGGTCCGAGCCGAGGAGGCCGGGGCCCGTTCCGGGGAGGCCGGGGCCCGTTCCGGGGACATCCGGACCGCGGAGGCCGGGGTCCGGGCCGAGGAGGCCGGGGTCCGAGCCGAGGAGGCCGGGGTCCGAGCCGCGGAGGCCGGGGTCCGAGCCGCGGAGGCCGGGGCCCGTTCCGGGGACATCCGGACCGGGGAGACCGGGGTCCGGGCCGGGGCCCGGGACGTTCGGGCCAGTGCCTGCGGCGTCCGGGCCGGGGTGGCCGGGGCCTGGGCCGGGGAGGCCGGGGTGCGGGTCTCGGCCCGCCACCACGGCCCGGCGGGCCCGGCCCCGCTCGTCGAGCAGGTCGATGACGCACCAGTCGGCGAGACCCTCGACGAGGAGTTCCGCCAGCCGGCGCAGGCTGCGTTCCCAGCCCCGGCCCTCCCGCAGCGCCTCCGTGACGTCCGCCAGCAGCCTGAGCGGAATGGGCTCCTCCACCGGTCCGCCGCCTCCTTCGCGCCCCCGGCCTCCCCCGCGGCCCGGCCGGCGTCTCGTCCCCGTCTCCCAGTCTGCCCGCGGGACTCGGGGCGGGCGCGTCGTCGTACCCCCGCCCGTACACGGGAGGGAGGCCGCGCGCACCGCCGGCCGGGCCGGGCCGATTGCTCCACTCGCGTGTGAGAACCGCCCGTTCGGCGGTGTGTCGGCCGCTCACGGCTTCCCTCGGGGCCGCGAGCCGCGAGTATGGCGCACGACTGACGCCATGGCGCGGGCGAACCGCGAGCATCGGAGAAACGCGACCTGTGACTATTCTCAACAGCCCTGAGCCCTCGGCCGAGCCCACGTACGACAGTGAGGTGCCGGTCCGGAGCAGGAAGCCCGGCAGCGTCGTGGTCAAGTGGATGACGACCACCGACCACAAGACGATCGGCACGCTGTACCTGACGACGTCGTTCGCGTTCTTCATCATCGGTGGCGTGATGGCGCTGCTGATGCGCGCCGAGCTGGCCCGGCCGGGTCTGCAGATCATGTCGAACGAGCAGTTCAACCAGGCGTTCACGATGCACGGCACCGTGATGCTGCTGATGTTCGCCACCCCGCTGTTCGCCGGCTTCACCAACTGGATCATGCCGCTGCAGATCGGCGCGCCCGACGTGGCGTTCCCGCGGCTGAACATGTTCGCCTACTGGCTCTACCTGTTCGGCTCGCTCATCGCGGTCGGCGGCTTCCTCACCCCGGACGGCGCGGCCGACTTCGGCTGGTTCGCCTACTCCCCGCTGACGAACGCGGTGCACAGCCCGGGGCTCGGCGCCGATCTGTGGATCATGGGTCTGGCCTTCTCCGGCTTCGGCACGATCCTCGGCTCGGTCAACTTCATCACCACGATCATCTGCATGCGCGCCCCGGGCATGACCATGTTCCGGATGCCGATCTTCGTGTGGAACGTGCTGCTCACCGCGGTCCTGGTGATCCTCGTCTTCCCGATTCTGGCGGCCGCCCTGTTCGCCCTGGAGGCGGACCGCAAGTTCGGCGCCCACGTCTTCGACTCGGCCAACGGCGGGGCGCTGCTGTGGCAGCACCTGTTCTGGTTCTTCGGCCATCCCGAGGTGTACATCATCGCCCTGCCGTTCTTCGGCATCATCACGGAGATCATCCCGGTGTTCTCCCGCAAGCCGATCTTCGGTTACATGGGCCTGGTCGCCGCGACGATCTCGATCGCCGGCCTGTCCGCGACGGTGTGGGCGCACCACATGTACGTCACCGGTGGTGTGCTGCTGCCGTTCTTCTCCTTCATGACGTTCCTCATCGCGGTCCCGACCGGGGTGAAGTTCTTCAACTGGATCGGCACGATGTGGAAGGGCTCGCTGTCCTTCGAGACGCCGATGCTGTGGTCGGCGGGCTTCCTCGTCACGTTCCTCTTCGGCGGCCTGACCGGGGTGATCCTGGCGTCGCCGCCGATGGACTTCCACGTCTCCGACTCGTACTTCGTGGTGGCGCACTTCCACTACGTCGTCTTCGGCACGGTCGTCTTCGCGATGTTCGCCGGATTCCACTTCTGGTGGCCGAAGTTCACCGGCAAGATCCTCGACGAGCGGCTCGGCAAGATGACGTTCTGGATGCTGTTCTGCGGCTTCCACGGCACCTTCCTCATCCAGCACTGGCTGGGCGTCGAGGGGATGCCCCGCCGGTACGCCGACTATCTCGCCGCCGACGGCTTCACCACGCTCAACACGATCTCGTCGATCAGCTCGTTCCTGCTGGGCATGTCGATGCTGCCGTTCTTCTACAACATCTGGAAGACCGCCAAGTACGGCAAGCCGGTCGGCGTGGACGACCCGTGGGGCTACGGCCGTTCGCTGGAGTGGGCGACCTCCTGCCCGCCCCCGCGGCACAACTTCGTGACCCTGCCCCGGATCCGCAGCGAGTCCCCGGCGTTCGACCTGCACCACCCGCAGATCGCGCTGGCCGAGGCGGAGGCCCACGGCAGCCACGCGTGAGGGTCCGACGGCGGTGAGGAGCGATGTGTCGAGGCAGCGAGCCGAGGGAGTCCGTCTCGGCAACGAGGTGGAGGGCTACCTGCTGTGGCAGGCCACGGTGGCGGTGGCCGAGCAGCGGGCGCGGGAGTTCGTGACGCCCCTGGACTGGCTGACGACGGCACAGCGCACCGAGGTCGAGCAGGCGTACGTCGCCGACGGCCTCCGGCGTGCCCAGCAGGACCTGGAACGGATCGCGGCCCGCTGCCGGTCGCTGCGCGGCGAGTACGAGGAGCGCTACCGGACACTGCGCGCCCGCTGCCTGGCGGGCACGCTGGCGGCGGGCGCCTGCCTCGTGGCGCTGGCCGCGGCGGCGGTGTCCCTGGGCCGTTGACGTAGGTGCGACCGGGCTGCCGACGCAGGACGTCCTCGGGCCGTTGACGCCGGTGTCCGCGCGGCCCGTGTCGGCGGGGCGCACGGGGGTACTCAACCGGCCCGGCGGGACCGGCGTGACGCACGGCCACCCTGAAGAAAGCGATCGGGCATGTCGATTCACACAACGGTGGGCCAGGACCCGGACAGCAACGACGTGGTGATCCTGCTGGAGCAGCAGCACGAGGAGATCCGGCGCCGGATGGAGCGGGTGCTCGCCGTCGACGGCAAGGAGCGGCGCAAGGCGTTCCACGCGCTGGTCCACCTCCTCGCGGTGCACGAGACGGCCGAGGAGGAGGTCGTCCACCCGCACGTCCGGCGGGTCCTGAAGGACGGTGACGAGTTGGTCGCCGGTCTGCTGGAGCAGGAGGCGCAGGCCAAACGGCTGTTGGCGGCGCTGGAGGACACCGACCCGGACGCCGCCGAGTTCAGGCCCCGGTTCCTCGCCCTGCGCGACGCCGTGGAGGCGCACGCCCGGGCCGAGGAGGAGCAGGAGTTCCCCGCGCTGCGGGCGGCCTCCGACGACGGGGCGCTGCAGTCGCTGGCGAAGCTCCTGCGCACCGCCGAGATCGTCGCCCCGACCCGCCCGCACCCCGGTATGGAGTCCAGGGCCAGGAACCTCGCGCTCGGCCCGTTCGCCGCGGTGGCCGACCGCACACGCGACGCGGTGCGCCGGATGCTGGGCGGCTGAGAGGCCCGCAGGGGCATGGTCCGGGTCGCTCCGGTTGCCCGGTCCGCAAGGGCGGGGCGAGGGTGACGCCGCCTAACCGTCCGGAGGCGGCGGGTAGATCAGGTGGCCGTCCTGGACGCGGGCGTGTTCGTTGAGGACGGCCGGTTTCGACGACGTGGGCGACAGGATGTGGAGCACCTCGACGCCGGCGACGAGCAGGGCGTCGGTGATCAACCGGCGGTGGCAGCGCCAGGGCACCGCCTCGCTGCACATGATGGCCGGCCGTTCGTGCCCGGCCAGGTCGAGCAGTTCGGCGAGACCTCCCGCGAACTCCTCGCCGGCCATGTAGTCGGCGTAGTCCCGGAAGGCCTTGACCCGCCAGGCGCCGTTGACGCTGGGCACGCCCTTGGGGGTGTGCCGCCGGCCGCCCAGCCGGCGGATCCAGCGGTAGGAGATGTCGGGCGGCAGGGCCTCGGTGATCGCCGCCTGGTTCCACTGCGGGTACTTCCTCGACGACGGGAAGGAGCGGACGTCGGCCAGGCAGGTGACGTCGTGGGCGCGCAGCATCGCCAGGACCTCGTCGAAGTCGCGGGTCGAGTGCCCGACCGTACAGACGCGGTTCACCGTCCCACCGCCTCACCCACCGCAGGTCCGTCCGCTACAGCTTCGTCAGCGCGCCTCCCTTGTGCAGGGCGACGTGGTCGGTCCGGTCGCTCTTGATCTCGTACTGCGGATCGTCCTTCGAGCAGCGGCGCATGTGCCCCTTGTAC
Coding sequences within it:
- the ctaD gene encoding cytochrome c oxidase subunit I, giving the protein MTILNSPEPSAEPTYDSEVPVRSRKPGSVVVKWMTTTDHKTIGTLYLTTSFAFFIIGGVMALLMRAELARPGLQIMSNEQFNQAFTMHGTVMLLMFATPLFAGFTNWIMPLQIGAPDVAFPRLNMFAYWLYLFGSLIAVGGFLTPDGAADFGWFAYSPLTNAVHSPGLGADLWIMGLAFSGFGTILGSVNFITTIICMRAPGMTMFRMPIFVWNVLLTAVLVILVFPILAAALFALEADRKFGAHVFDSANGGALLWQHLFWFFGHPEVYIIALPFFGIITEIIPVFSRKPIFGYMGLVAATISIAGLSATVWAHHMYVTGGVLLPFFSFMTFLIAVPTGVKFFNWIGTMWKGSLSFETPMLWSAGFLVTFLFGGLTGVILASPPMDFHVSDSYFVVAHFHYVVFGTVVFAMFAGFHFWWPKFTGKILDERLGKMTFWMLFCGFHGTFLIQHWLGVEGMPRRYADYLAADGFTTLNTISSISSFLLGMSMLPFFYNIWKTAKYGKPVGVDDPWGYGRSLEWATSCPPPRHNFVTLPRIRSESPAFDLHHPQIALAEAEAHGSHA
- a CDS encoding cytochrome C oxidase subunit I, whose amino-acid sequence is MSRQRAEGVRLGNEVEGYLLWQATVAVAEQRAREFVTPLDWLTTAQRTEVEQAYVADGLRRAQQDLERIAARCRSLRGEYEERYRTLRARCLAGTLAAGACLVALAAAAVSLGR
- a CDS encoding hemerythrin domain-containing protein, which gives rise to MSIHTTVGQDPDSNDVVILLEQQHEEIRRRMERVLAVDGKERRKAFHALVHLLAVHETAEEEVVHPHVRRVLKDGDELVAGLLEQEAQAKRLLAALEDTDPDAAEFRPRFLALRDAVEAHARAEEEQEFPALRAASDDGALQSLAKLLRTAEIVAPTRPHPGMESRARNLALGPFAAVADRTRDAVRRMLGG
- a CDS encoding DUF488 domain-containing protein; the protein is MNRVCTVGHSTRDFDEVLAMLRAHDVTCLADVRSFPSSRKYPQWNQAAITEALPPDISYRWIRRLGGRRHTPKGVPSVNGAWRVKAFRDYADYMAGEEFAGGLAELLDLAGHERPAIMCSEAVPWRCHRRLITDALLVAGVEVLHILSPTSSKPAVLNEHARVQDGHLIYPPPPDG
- a CDS encoding DUF2945 domain-containing protein, encoding MTQQQFAVGDHVRWNSEAGYVEGVIIKKHTRDVEYKGHMRRCSKDDPQYEIKSDRTDHVALHKGGALTKL